In the Pseudomonas sp. DTU_2021_1001937_2_SI_NGA_ILE_001 genome, one interval contains:
- a CDS encoding LutB/LldF family L-lactate oxidation iron-sulfur protein, which produces MNAPQRIPALQIEPDFHERARHALGDSQLRGNFRRAMDSLMVKRAAAFSDTDEREDLRELGNAIRARALSKLPELLEQLESNLIRNGVKVHWAETVEEANAIVLSIVEQHGARQLIKGKSMVSEEMEMNHFLGERGIECLEADMGEYIVQMDHEKPSHIIMPAIHKNATQVGQLFHDTLGVDFTTDVDQLIQTGRRVLRQKFFEADIGVSGVNFAVAETGTLLLVENEGNGRMVTSVPPVHIAVTGIEKVVENLRDTVPLLSLLTRSSLGIPITTYVNMISGPRKAHELDGPQEVHLVLLDNGRSQAFADSELRQSLNCIRCGACMNHCPVYTRVGGHTYGEVYPGPIGKIITPHMAGLARVPDHPSASSLCGACGEVCPVKIPIPALLRRLREENVKAPDSPNPVMRDQGRKYSRKERFIWNAWRLLNTSPALYRVFGFFATRLRGLLPGDIGPWTQHHSKPRPAARSLHELAREHQARHKESAR; this is translated from the coding sequence CGCGCCGCAGCCTTCAGCGACACCGACGAACGCGAAGACCTGCGTGAACTGGGCAACGCCATCCGCGCACGCGCCCTCTCCAAGCTGCCCGAACTGCTGGAACAGCTGGAAAGCAACCTGATCCGCAATGGCGTGAAGGTGCACTGGGCCGAAACGGTCGAAGAAGCCAACGCCATCGTGCTGTCCATCGTTGAACAGCATGGCGCGCGTCAGTTGATCAAGGGCAAGTCGATGGTCAGCGAGGAAATGGAAATGAACCATTTCCTCGGCGAGCGTGGCATCGAATGCCTGGAAGCCGACATGGGCGAGTACATCGTGCAGATGGACCATGAAAAGCCCTCGCACATCATCATGCCGGCCATCCACAAGAACGCCACCCAGGTCGGCCAGCTGTTCCACGACACCCTCGGCGTCGACTTCACCACCGACGTCGACCAGTTGATCCAGACCGGCCGCCGCGTGCTACGGCAGAAGTTCTTCGAGGCCGACATCGGCGTTTCCGGGGTCAACTTCGCCGTGGCAGAAACCGGCACCCTGCTGCTGGTGGAAAACGAAGGCAACGGTCGCATGGTCACCAGCGTGCCGCCGGTACACATCGCCGTGACCGGCATCGAGAAGGTGGTGGAAAACCTGCGCGACACCGTGCCGCTGCTGTCGCTGCTGACCCGCTCGTCGCTGGGCATTCCGATCACCACCTACGTGAACATGATCTCCGGCCCGCGCAAGGCCCACGAGCTGGACGGCCCACAGGAAGTGCACCTGGTGCTGCTGGACAACGGTCGCAGCCAGGCCTTCGCCGACAGCGAGCTGCGCCAGAGCCTCAACTGCATTCGCTGCGGCGCGTGCATGAACCACTGCCCGGTGTACACCCGGGTGGGCGGGCACACCTACGGCGAGGTCTACCCCGGCCCGATCGGCAAGATCATCACCCCGCACATGGCCGGCCTGGCTCGCGTGCCGGACCACCCCAGCGCCTCGTCACTGTGCGGTGCCTGCGGCGAAGTGTGCCCGGTGAAGATCCCCATTCCCGCCCTGCTGCGCCGCCTGCGGGAAGAGAACGTCAAGGCCCCGGACAGCCCTAACCCGGTGATGCGCGACCAGGGCCGCAAGTATTCGCGCAAGGAACGGTTCATCTGGAACGCCTGGCGCCTGCTCAACACCTCGCCCGCGCTGTACCGCGTGTTCGGCTTCTTCGCCACGCGCCTGCGCGGCCTGCTGCCCGGCGATATCGGCCCGTGGACGCAACACCACAGCAAGCCCAGGCCCGCCGCCCGCTCGCTGCACGAACTGGCCCGCGAACACCAGGCCCGCCACAAGGAGAGCGCCCGATGA
- a CDS encoding lactate utilization protein C, with translation MSAKHNILGKLRRSLEGTRPIADQFNEALVTEPWTYPPEQRVARLRQLMEAVHTETHLCSEQTWPQRLAELVHERQLANLLIAPGTPAGQRVQAQWAQQPGLPPLKTYERPIEAWKKELFDDVAASFTSTLGAIAATGSLILWPTREEPRLMSLVPPVHFALLKASQIRDNLYQVQREQHWASSMPTNALLISGPSKTADIEQVLAYGAHGPKDLVVLIVEDA, from the coding sequence ATGAGCGCCAAGCACAACATTCTCGGCAAGCTGCGCCGCAGCCTGGAAGGCACCCGGCCCATCGCCGATCAGTTCAATGAAGCGCTGGTGACCGAGCCCTGGACCTACCCCCCGGAGCAACGCGTGGCGCGCCTGCGCCAGCTGATGGAAGCCGTGCACACGGAAACTCACCTGTGCAGCGAACAGACCTGGCCACAGCGCCTGGCCGAGCTGGTGCACGAGCGCCAACTGGCCAACCTGCTGATCGCCCCCGGCACGCCCGCCGGCCAGCGCGTGCAGGCGCAGTGGGCGCAGCAACCCGGCCTGCCGCCACTGAAAACCTACGAGCGCCCCATCGAAGCGTGGAAGAAGGAGCTGTTCGACGATGTCGCCGCCAGCTTCACCTCCACCCTCGGCGCCATCGCCGCCACCGGCAGCCTGATTCTCTGGCCCACCCGCGAAGAGCCAAGACTGATGAGCCTGGTGCCACCAGTACACTTCGCCCTGCTCAAGGCCAGCCAGATTCGCGATAACCTCTACCAGGTGCAGCGCGAACAGCATTGGGCCAGCAGCATGCCGACCAACGCGCTGCTGATCTCCGGGCCATCCAAGACCGCCGACATCGAACAGGTGCTGGCCTATGGCGCCCATGGTCCGAAAGACCTGGTGGTGCTGATTGTGGAGGACGCATGA
- a CDS encoding FAD-binding and (Fe-S)-binding domain-containing protein, which translates to MTLPAAFLRQAQLLIPEQRRFDDPLSTLAFGTDASFYRLVPQLVIRVESEDEVVALLKLAQAHQVSVTFRAAGTSLSGQAISDSVLLVLGDNWNGREIRDQGAQIRLQPGVIGAQANAWLAPYGRKIGPDPASINACKIGGIVANNASGMCCGTAQNTYHTLAGLRLVLADGTRLDTEDPASVAAFRASHAELLAELARLGRETRANTELAARIRHKYRLKNTTGLSLNALVDFDEPLDILSHLLVGSEGTLGFISAVTYHTVPDHPHKASALIVFPDVETCCNAVTVLKQQPVAAVELLDRRSLRSVQNKPGMPTFVRELSDNACALLIEARAASHSLLHEQLAQIMAALAAFPVEKQVDFTEDPVENARLWAIRKDTFPAVGAVRQTGTTVIIEDVTFPVEQLAVGVRRLIALFDKHHYDEAILFGHALEGNLHFVFTQGFNSHEEVARYQAFMDDVAELVAVEFGGSLKAEHGTGRNMAPFVEKEWGHDAYQLMWQLKRLLDPKGILNPDVILSDDPQIHLKNLKPLPAADAIVDKCIECGFCEPVCPSKGLTLSPRQRIVIWRDIQARRRNGEDTQALERDYQYQGIDTCAATGLCAQRCPVGINTGELVKQLRGTQARHDKTAGWLAQHFHTALRGARFTLWAADGARRLLGAPRLTRLTARLHQATAGRVPQWTPALPKATEAIRLNSPAQDSRPRVVYLAACVSRVMGPAASDREQTSLLDKTRSLLEKAGYQVVFPDDADSLCCGQPFASKGYAREAEEKRNELINALLRASRGGLDPIYCDTSPCTLRLVQDLKDIRLDLYDPVRFIRTHLLDKLVFTPQQAPVAVHVTCSTQHLGESQALIELARLCSVNVVVPEGIHCCGFAGDKGFTTPELNAHALRPLKEAVQHCSEGLSTSRTCEIGLSHHSGIDYHSLVYLVDRVTQPRAH; encoded by the coding sequence ATGACCCTGCCCGCCGCCTTTCTGCGCCAGGCGCAGTTGCTCATTCCAGAACAGCGGCGCTTCGACGACCCGCTGTCGACCCTGGCCTTCGGCACCGACGCCAGCTTCTACCGGCTGGTACCTCAGCTGGTGATTCGCGTGGAGTCCGAAGACGAAGTGGTCGCCCTGCTCAAGCTGGCCCAGGCCCACCAGGTGTCGGTGACCTTCCGCGCCGCTGGCACCAGCCTCTCGGGCCAGGCCATCAGCGACTCGGTGCTGCTGGTGCTGGGCGACAACTGGAACGGCCGCGAAATTCGCGACCAGGGCGCGCAGATACGCCTGCAACCCGGCGTGATCGGCGCCCAGGCCAACGCCTGGCTGGCCCCCTACGGGCGCAAGATCGGCCCCGACCCGGCCTCGATCAACGCCTGCAAGATCGGCGGCATCGTCGCCAACAACGCCAGCGGCATGTGCTGCGGCACCGCGCAGAACACCTACCACACCCTGGCCGGCCTGCGCCTGGTGCTGGCCGATGGCACGCGCCTGGACACCGAAGACCCGGCCAGCGTGGCGGCCTTTCGCGCCAGCCACGCCGAACTGCTCGCCGAACTCGCCCGCCTGGGCCGGGAAACCCGCGCCAATACTGAACTGGCCGCGCGCATTCGCCACAAGTACCGGCTGAAGAACACCACCGGCCTGTCACTCAATGCCCTGGTCGACTTCGACGAGCCGCTGGACATCCTCAGCCACCTGCTGGTCGGCAGCGAAGGCACCTTGGGCTTCATCAGCGCGGTGACCTACCACACCGTGCCCGACCACCCGCACAAGGCCTCGGCGCTGATCGTGTTCCCCGACGTGGAAACCTGCTGCAACGCCGTCACCGTGCTCAAACAGCAACCGGTGGCAGCCGTGGAGCTGCTCGACCGCCGCAGCCTGCGCTCGGTGCAGAACAAACCCGGCATGCCGACCTTCGTGCGTGAACTTTCAGACAACGCCTGCGCCCTGCTCATCGAAGCCCGCGCCGCCAGCCACAGCCTGCTGCACGAACAACTGGCGCAGATCATGGCCGCGCTGGCCGCCTTCCCGGTGGAAAAACAGGTCGACTTCACCGAAGACCCAGTGGAAAACGCCCGCCTCTGGGCAATTCGCAAAGACACCTTCCCCGCCGTCGGCGCCGTACGGCAAACCGGCACCACGGTGATCATCGAAGACGTCACCTTCCCGGTGGAGCAACTGGCCGTCGGCGTGCGCCGGCTCATCGCGCTGTTCGACAAGCACCATTACGACGAAGCCATCCTCTTCGGCCACGCCCTGGAGGGCAACCTGCACTTCGTCTTCACCCAGGGCTTCAACAGCCACGAAGAGGTGGCGCGCTACCAGGCGTTCATGGACGACGTCGCCGAGCTGGTGGCGGTGGAATTCGGCGGTTCGCTGAAGGCCGAGCACGGCACCGGGCGCAACATGGCGCCCTTCGTCGAAAAGGAATGGGGCCACGACGCCTACCAGTTGATGTGGCAACTCAAACGCCTGCTCGACCCCAAGGGCATCCTCAACCCGGACGTGATCCTCAGCGACGACCCGCAGATTCACCTGAAGAACCTCAAGCCGCTGCCCGCCGCCGACGCCATCGTCGACAAGTGCATCGAGTGCGGCTTCTGCGAGCCGGTGTGCCCCTCCAAGGGCCTGACCCTCAGCCCGCGCCAGCGCATCGTCATCTGGCGCGACATCCAGGCACGGCGGCGCAACGGCGAAGACACCCAAGCCCTTGAGCGCGACTACCAGTATCAGGGCATCGACACCTGCGCCGCCACCGGCCTATGTGCGCAGCGCTGCCCGGTGGGCATCAACACCGGCGAGTTGGTCAAGCAACTGCGCGGCACCCAGGCCCGCCACGACAAGACCGCCGGCTGGCTGGCCCAGCACTTCCACACCGCCCTGCGCGGCGCGCGCTTCACCCTGTGGGCCGCCGACGGCGCCCGCCGCCTGCTCGGCGCCCCGCGCCTGACGCGCCTCACCGCGCGCTTGCACCAGGCCACGGCCGGCCGCGTACCGCAATGGACCCCCGCCCTGCCCAAGGCCACCGAGGCGATTCGCTTGAACAGCCCGGCCCAGGACTCACGTCCGCGAGTGGTGTATCTCGCTGCCTGCGTGTCGCGGGTCATGGGCCCAGCGGCCAGCGACCGCGAACAGACCTCGTTGCTGGACAAGACCCGCAGCCTGCTGGAAAAGGCCGGCTACCAGGTGGTATTCCCCGACGACGCCGACAGCCTGTGCTGCGGCCAACCCTTTGCCTCCAAGGGCTACGCCCGCGAAGCCGAAGAGAAACGCAACGAACTGATCAATGCCCTGCTGCGCGCCAGCCGTGGTGGCCTCGACCCGATCTACTGCGACACCAGCCCCTGCACCCTGCGCCTGGTGCAGGACCTCAAGGACATACGCCTGGACCTCTACGACCCGGTGCGCTTCATCCGCACCCACCTGCTCGACAAACTGGTGTTCACCCCGCAACAGGCGCCGGTGGCGGTGCACGTGACCTGCAGTACCCAGCACCTCGGCGAAAGCCAGGCGCTGATCGAACTGGCGCGGCTGTGCAGCGTCAATGTGGTAGTACCCGAAGGCATTCACTGCTGCGGCTTCGCCGGCGACAAGGGCTTCACCACCCCGGAACTCAACGCCCACGCCCTGCGCCCACTCAAGGAAGCCGTGCAGCATTGCAGCGAAGGCTTGTCCACCAGCCGCACCTGTGAAATCGGCCTGAGCCATCACTCGGGCATCGACTACCACAGCCTCGTCTACCTCGTAGACAGGGTCACCCAGCCGCGCGCGCACTGA
- a CDS encoding DUF3944 domain-containing protein — protein sequence MGISYRADDDLAFLQYCREDDIRNLAAYLMFDKDGGKRRASEIADDPQFKKLQGQPDQWRRCWQLVAGELQHFAGDSIVNLFRRQGVLYKEMLCDVCDKTDVKYDSKASAYDIENQLIEKLVAKSWEQMSQDQQRSTAEEMNLNSSLGAVPLVAILNAIRAGGLGSLQWSSWLARGATASFSNAVGVTLGGAAALVGGRAVAAIAGPLAAIAVTVPLLSGTAYRVTIPAVIQIAFMRRQYEKEDHF from the coding sequence ATGGGAATTAGCTACCGCGCGGATGATGACCTGGCCTTTCTACAATATTGCCGGGAAGACGATATCCGCAACCTGGCGGCCTATCTCATGTTCGACAAGGACGGAGGAAAGCGCAGGGCAAGCGAAATCGCTGATGATCCGCAATTCAAAAAGCTGCAGGGCCAGCCAGATCAATGGCGTCGCTGCTGGCAACTGGTTGCTGGTGAGCTACAACATTTCGCTGGAGACTCAATCGTCAACCTGTTCCGCCGTCAGGGTGTGCTTTACAAGGAAATGCTCTGCGACGTCTGCGACAAGACCGATGTGAAATACGACAGCAAAGCCAGCGCCTACGATATCGAAAACCAGCTTATCGAGAAGTTGGTGGCAAAGAGCTGGGAACAAATGTCGCAAGACCAGCAGCGTAGCACAGCCGAAGAAATGAACCTGAACAGCTCGCTCGGGGCGGTGCCGCTGGTCGCGATCCTCAATGCAATTCGTGCAGGTGGCCTGGGCTCATTGCAGTGGTCATCTTGGCTTGCCAGGGGCGCTACTGCTTCATTCAGCAATGCAGTCGGGGTAACCCTGGGTGGCGCTGCAGCTCTGGTAGGTGGGCGCGCAGTAGCGGCCATAGCCGGGCCCTTGGCAGCGATTGCCGTCACCGTTCCTCTGCTCAGCGGTACGGCGTACCGGGTCACTATCCCGGCTGTCATTCAAATCGCGTTCATGCGGCGGCAGTATGAAAAAGAGGATCACTTCTAA
- a CDS encoding NACHT domain-containing protein, protein MRDTHHNDSLKPYPSLIGLGTPQDVISANSRDGPMITSATIAAFVAKNFGKIVETAKATYTFADETIQIRLKTAYTDYLTNTAVKFSKSKSFFIRNQPTDLYDYYVPIGIFCNSKFISEPDTENCLDSNKKIVISGSGGSGKTILIKHLFLDCISKGDYVPILIELRDLNINESSLDNAIKETLENFGFNTQGEYIEKSKKAGNFCFFFDGYDEVNHKRRPQLIREIKRLILKYPKCPVIISSRPDDIFSGIEEFSVYHVLPLDLDSAKSLVKKLPFDEEIKNKFTLDLEQSLFVKHESFLSNPLLLSIMLLTYGEYSEIPSKLSIFYNQAYEALFLRHDAYKGGYSRDRLTTLDIQDFARVFSVFSLQTYDRSEFRMSRSNCLAYIEKSKQATRHSFTSEEYLSDLLSAACLLMEDGLDITYSHRSFQEYFVALHISVAPPEIQEKLLERFWKRMRSDMVIDILYELNPDLIERTLIIPKLEKLLSTVGVKKKAGVTHTTRLFKFNYKYLNLEPDDITATLNSNEATEMDVAHLAVRSCGNFIFSSNEEYKAYRDNLITEYGVYGSTTRLETKDLTHRSPVMISVANGIGTFSTSYLQEIINVLAALKKKHANRIEQLESLLGI, encoded by the coding sequence ATGCGCGACACCCATCATAATGATAGCCTTAAGCCATACCCGAGCTTGATTGGGCTGGGTACGCCTCAAGATGTGATATCTGCCAACTCTAGGGACGGGCCAATGATTACGAGTGCGACAATTGCGGCTTTTGTGGCAAAAAACTTTGGGAAAATTGTGGAAACAGCCAAAGCAACCTACACATTTGCTGACGAGACAATTCAGATCAGGTTGAAAACAGCGTACACCGACTACTTAACAAATACAGCTGTTAAATTTTCAAAATCGAAATCTTTTTTTATCAGAAACCAACCAACTGATTTATATGACTACTACGTGCCAATAGGGATTTTTTGCAATTCAAAATTCATATCAGAGCCCGACACGGAAAATTGTTTAGACAGCAACAAAAAGATTGTGATCTCCGGGTCAGGGGGCAGCGGAAAAACCATCCTTATAAAGCATCTATTTTTGGACTGTATATCGAAAGGTGATTACGTTCCGATTTTGATAGAGTTACGCGACCTAAATATTAACGAATCAAGCCTAGACAACGCAATTAAGGAAACACTGGAAAATTTCGGATTTAATACCCAAGGCGAATACATAGAAAAATCGAAGAAAGCCGGTAACTTTTGCTTCTTCTTTGATGGGTATGACGAAGTCAATCACAAAAGAAGACCGCAGCTTATTCGAGAAATAAAACGTCTGATATTGAAATATCCTAAATGCCCAGTCATCATATCATCACGACCAGATGACATATTCAGCGGCATAGAGGAATTTTCTGTCTACCACGTACTACCGCTAGATTTAGACTCTGCGAAGAGTCTTGTCAAAAAACTCCCATTCGATGAAGAAATAAAAAACAAATTTACTCTTGATCTAGAGCAGAGCTTGTTTGTCAAACACGAGTCTTTTTTATCCAACCCCCTTCTTCTTTCGATAATGCTACTCACATACGGTGAATACTCAGAGATACCATCAAAACTAAGTATATTCTACAATCAAGCGTATGAAGCACTGTTTCTCCGTCATGATGCTTATAAAGGTGGCTACAGCCGGGACAGACTTACTACGCTAGACATACAAGACTTCGCTAGAGTGTTTTCAGTTTTTTCACTGCAAACCTACGACCGCAGTGAATTTAGAATGAGTAGAAGCAATTGCTTAGCCTATATTGAGAAAAGCAAGCAAGCTACTCGACATAGCTTCACTTCAGAAGAGTACCTATCCGATCTATTGAGCGCGGCATGCTTACTAATGGAAGATGGTCTTGACATAACTTATTCGCACAGGTCATTTCAGGAGTATTTCGTTGCGCTCCATATATCCGTTGCACCTCCAGAGATTCAAGAAAAACTTCTGGAACGGTTCTGGAAAAGAATGCGCTCTGACATGGTAATAGACATCCTTTACGAGCTCAATCCGGATCTTATAGAAAGGACATTAATCATCCCCAAACTGGAGAAACTTCTCAGCACAGTCGGAGTTAAGAAAAAAGCCGGAGTTACTCATACAACAAGACTATTCAAATTCAACTATAAATATCTTAATTTAGAACCAGATGACATAACAGCAACCCTGAATTCTAATGAAGCGACGGAAATGGATGTCGCACACTTAGCAGTACGCAGTTGCGGTAACTTTATCTTCTCTTCCAATGAAGAATACAAAGCCTACAGAGATAACCTGATCACAGAATACGGAGTCTATGGAAGTACGACTCGATTGGAAACTAAAGACTTGACTCATCGCTCGCCGGTAATGATAAGCGTAGCCAATGGGATAGGGACGTTTTCGACGAGCTATTTACAAGAAATCATAAATGTGCTTGCCGCCTTGAAGAAAAAGCACGCCAACCGTATTGAACAATTGGAGAGCCTGCTAGGAATTTGA
- the tnpB gene encoding IS66 family insertion sequence element accessory protein TnpB (TnpB, as the term is used for proteins encoded by IS66 family insertion elements, is considered an accessory protein, since TnpC, encoded by a neighboring gene, is a DDE family transposase.), whose product MISDAVLPIPSGASPAMMRPDAKVEKVYLYPKPVDFRKSIDGLAALVELDIKVAVFDPVLFVFLNKPRNRVKILYWERNGFCLWLKRLESERFKTSPDATDEAIVLSVQELNWLLDGFDLWRNRPHQVLTPRYVA is encoded by the coding sequence ATGATCTCCGATGCTGTGCTCCCGATTCCCTCCGGAGCCAGCCCCGCCATGATGCGACCCGACGCCAAAGTCGAAAAAGTCTATCTCTATCCCAAGCCCGTGGACTTCCGAAAATCCATCGACGGCCTGGCCGCGCTGGTCGAGTTGGATATCAAGGTGGCGGTGTTTGACCCCGTACTGTTCGTCTTCCTCAATAAGCCCCGCAATCGAGTGAAGATCTTGTATTGGGAGCGCAACGGCTTTTGCCTTTGGCTCAAGCGCCTGGAGTCCGAGCGGTTCAAAACATCGCCCGATGCCACGGACGAGGCGATTGTCCTCAGCGTTCAGGAACTGAATTGGTTGCTCGACGGTTTTGATCTTTGGCGCAACCGCCCTCATCAAGTTTTGACCCCGCGCTACGTGGCATGA
- the tnpC gene encoding IS66 family transposase — translation MISLPDDLPDDPVLLKQLLLEALTRQEESAQAYQTHIVDLKEQIKLLRDRLFGRKSEQTVEPNTPQLALLNEPESEPMPSVGDADEEVVAPTPRRGKRKPLSADLPRIEVIHELPEHELTCACGCRRHAIGEETSEQLDIVPMQIRVIKHIRKVYGCRGCEAAPVTADKPAQQIEKSMASPSVLAMLLTTKYVDGLPLHRFESVLSRHGIDIPRQTLARWIIQCSEHFQPLINLMRDRLLESPVIHCDETRVQVLKEPDRDPTSQSWMWVQASGPPDRKVVLFDYTSSRAQEVPLRLLESYRGYVMTDDYAGYNALALQPGVERLACMAHARRKFVDAQKVQPKGKTGRADVALTMLNKLYGIERELKDVSDEQRFIGRQEQSLPILAQLKSWLDKTLPQVTAQSALGKAVHYLANNWSRLGRYVEAGYLPIDNNAAERAIKPFVIGRKAWLFSDTVNGANASAKIYSLVETAKVNGQEPYTWLRHVLERLPHASSVADYEALLPWNCSPEMPR, via the coding sequence ATGATTTCTCTGCCCGATGACCTTCCTGATGATCCTGTCTTGCTCAAGCAACTGCTGCTTGAGGCGCTCACTCGACAGGAGGAATCGGCCCAGGCTTATCAGACCCACATCGTCGACCTGAAAGAACAGATCAAGCTGTTGCGCGACCGTCTGTTTGGGCGCAAGTCCGAGCAAACCGTTGAGCCCAATACGCCGCAACTGGCCTTGCTCAATGAGCCTGAAAGCGAGCCGATGCCTTCAGTTGGTGACGCTGATGAAGAAGTTGTTGCACCGACACCTCGCCGTGGCAAACGCAAGCCGTTGTCGGCCGATCTGCCGCGTATCGAAGTCATTCATGAACTGCCCGAACACGAACTGACCTGTGCGTGCGGTTGCCGCAGACACGCCATCGGCGAAGAGACCAGCGAGCAACTGGACATCGTGCCGATGCAGATCCGCGTCATCAAACATATCCGCAAGGTCTACGGTTGCCGGGGCTGCGAAGCAGCCCCCGTGACGGCTGACAAACCTGCGCAACAGATCGAAAAGAGCATGGCCAGCCCGAGCGTATTGGCCATGCTGCTCACCACCAAGTATGTCGACGGTTTGCCGCTGCATCGGTTTGAAAGTGTGCTGAGTCGCCACGGTATCGATATCCCTCGGCAAACGCTGGCTCGCTGGATTATCCAGTGCAGCGAACACTTCCAGCCGCTGATCAATTTGATGCGTGACCGACTGCTGGAAAGTCCGGTCATCCACTGCGATGAAACCCGCGTCCAGGTGTTGAAAGAGCCGGATCGAGACCCGACCAGTCAATCTTGGATGTGGGTGCAAGCCAGCGGTCCACCGGATCGAAAAGTCGTGCTATTTGATTACACGTCCAGCCGTGCGCAGGAAGTGCCGTTGCGCTTGCTGGAAAGTTATCGCGGTTATGTCATGACCGACGATTACGCCGGCTATAACGCGTTGGCGTTGCAGCCAGGTGTGGAGCGTCTGGCGTGCATGGCCCATGCACGACGCAAGTTCGTGGATGCGCAAAAAGTGCAGCCCAAGGGTAAAACCGGAAGGGCCGATGTCGCGCTGACGATGCTCAACAAGCTATACGGCATCGAACGCGAGCTCAAGGACGTCAGCGATGAACAACGGTTTATCGGTCGTCAGGAACAGAGCCTGCCGATCCTGGCCCAACTGAAAAGCTGGCTGGATAAAACCCTGCCTCAGGTGACAGCACAGAGTGCGTTGGGTAAGGCAGTGCATTATCTGGCAAATAACTGGAGTCGGCTGGGACGCTATGTCGAAGCGGGTTACTTGCCCATCGACAACAATGCGGCCGAAAGAGCGATCAAGCCGTTTGTCATCGGGCGCAAGGCCTGGCTGTTCAGCGACACCGTCAATGGCGCGAATGCCAGCGCGAAGATCTACAGCCTGGTCGAGACCGCCAAGGTCAACGGCCAGGAGCCTTATACGTGGCTGCGCCACGTACTGGAGCGGCTGCCGCACGCTTCGTCGGTAGCCGACTACGAAGCCTTGCTGCCGTGGAACTGCTCGCCAGAAATGCCACGGTAA